A genomic region of Arachis hypogaea cultivar Tifrunner chromosome 5, arahy.Tifrunner.gnm2.J5K5, whole genome shotgun sequence contains the following coding sequences:
- the LOC112803902 gene encoding uncharacterized protein, producing MRDFGLTRWHIVDPNGRAGGLILAWREGIDVDIMEAEEFYIAAKVKNNCLEDSWLFIGVHLSHNDQLRSVQYNTISTMIQQHCGRVVIAGDFNAITSPNKKEGGGEESPTSIANFNGFIGKNMLVDLGMVSRRNTWSNRRSGEELIQERLDSFLASKEWMQLYANPMVLRLSKMGSDHAPLLLDSHPQTERSKRRFKFQDWWCNLEEGGTELLELEQKLEEAVLNEERYWKEKSRIKWLKEGDRNTTFFHRKFRCRIRRNKIWRLIGPNGEAASTHQGIAAIAEEYFQEIFTSSNQADPEPYFEDFEPKFTALMNRRLQRPVSIEKVKRATFSVHFQSVSGDDAHECMHYLKTKRTGFESEMAIKLDMSKAYDRVEWRFLWFIMGKLGFDGTRWIDWIRELVSIVSYSIIVEGQPFGYFKQEREDNCDNILNLLNSYEGFSGQQINLDKSTKGDERCMAWISWNQMIWPKREGGLGFKDLRAQNLVLLGKQFWRITTKPQSILVQIYRGKYYRYGNSINAESGHSPS from the exons ATGAGAGACTTTGGTTTGACAAGGTGGCATATAGTGGATCCAAATGGAAGGGCTGGTGGCTTGATTTTAGCATGGAGGGAAGGAATTGACGTTGATATTATGGAGGCAGAAGAATTCTATATAGCAGCAAAGGTCAAAAACAATTGCTTGGAAGATAGCTGGTTATTCATTGGTGTGCATTTGAGCCACAATGATCAACTTAGGAGCGTACAATACAACACTATTTCAACAATGATCCAACAGCATTGTGGGAGAGTTGTCATTGCTGGGGACTTCAATGCAATAACCAGTCCTAATAAAAAGGAGGGAGGAGGTGAAGAATCCCCAACATCTATTGCAAATTTTAATGGTTTTATTGGAAAAAATATGCTGGTAGATCTTGGAATGGTTAGTAGAAGGAACACTTGGAGTAATCGGAGAAGTGGGGAGGAGCTAATCCAGGAGAGATTAGATAGTTTCCTAGCATCGAAGGAATGGATGCAGCTATATGCAAATCCAATGGTGCTTCGACTCTCAAAAATGGGCTCAGATCATGCTCCTTTACTACTGGACTCCCATCCTCAAACTGAGAGATCAAAACGCAGATTTAAATTTCAAGATTGGTGGTGTAATTTGGAGGAA ggaggtactgagttgcttgAGTTAGAACAGAAGTTAGAAGAAGCCGTGCTTAATGAAGAACGTTACTGGAAAGAAAAATCCAGGATTAAATGGCTCAAGGAAGGCGATAGAAATACCACCTTCTTTCACAGGAAATTCAGATGCCGAATAAGAAGAAATAAGATATGGAGATTAATTGGCCCAAATGGAGAGGCAGCTTCCACTCATCAAGGTATAGCAGCCATAGCAGAAGAATATTTTCAAGAGATTTTCACTTCTTCAAACCAGGCAGACCCTGAACCTTATTTTGAGGACTTTGAGCCTAAGTTTACAGCTCTCATGAACCGAAGGCTTCAAAGACCTGTATCTATTGAAAAGGTGAAACGTGCCACCTTTAGTGTTCACTTTCAGAGTGTTTCGGGAGATGATG CACATGAATGTATGCATTATCTAAAAACTAAGAGGACTGGTTTTGAGTCTGAAATGGCTATCAAATTAGACATGAGTAAAGCATATGACAGAGTTGAATGGAGGTTTTTGTGGTTCATTATGGGCAAACTTGGTTTTGATGGAACAAGGTGGATTGACTGGATTCGTGAACTTGTATCAATTGTTTCTTATTCTAttattgtggaaggacaaccCTTTGGCTATTTTAAGCAAGAAAGAG AGGATAATTGTGACAACATTCTTAACTTGCTGAACTCATATGAAGGATTTAGTGGTCAACAGATCAATTTGGATAAATCAACG AAAGGTGATGAAAGGTGTATGGCCTGGATCAGCTGGAACCAAATGATATGGCCAAAAAGAGAAGGAGGTCTTGGTTTTAAAGATCTTAGAGCCCAAAACCTAGTTTTACTAGGCAAGCAGTTTTGGCGAATCACAACAAAACCTCAATCTATTCTAGTTCAGATATACAGGGGGAAGTACTATAGATATGGTAACTCAATAAATGCTGAATCAGGACACTCACCTTCGTAG